Proteins co-encoded in one Campylobacter jejuni genomic window:
- a CDS encoding DUF1425 domain-containing protein: MKKIILFILMFLLSACAPSYQINSNQNTVILGLNLPKSLVKQFQKRINSNGYLEFEVILRSTFAKDLIYKVDWLDKDGFVLRDVLNEDYQALRIPAGQEVILRKLASDIRAKDFRLEIKAKN; this comes from the coding sequence ATGAAAAAAATTATTTTATTTATTTTAATGTTTTTACTTAGTGCTTGTGCACCAAGTTATCAAATAAATTCAAATCAAAATACTGTAATTTTAGGTTTAAATTTACCAAAAAGTTTAGTAAAACAATTTCAAAAGCGTATAAATAGCAATGGTTATTTAGAATTTGAAGTGATTTTACGCAGTACTTTTGCTAAAGATTTAATTTATAAAGTGGATTGGTTAGATAAAGATGGTTTTGTGCTAAGAGATGTTTTAAATGAGGACTATCAAGCTCTTAGAATTCCAGCAGGACAAGAGGTGATTCTTCGTAAACTTGCATCTGATATAAGAGCGAAGGATTTTAGATTAGAAATTAAAGCAAAAAATTAA
- the lpoB gene encoding penicillin-binding protein activator LpoB, whose product MKKTKILGTALIGALLFSGCAQTAYTDGKASQVKKGDALTLGLDRQDFESAAETMINSMLSDPAFANIKPGTRKVIAIGRVVNDTPQRIDTEKLTAKITSALRKSGKFVLTSAVAAGGALDSMSEDVRELRDNDEFNQKTIAKKGTLVSPDFSLAGKIRQDNVKLSNGKTQVEYFFLLRLTDLTSGLVYWEDEQTIDKTGSSKSVTW is encoded by the coding sequence ATGAAAAAAACAAAAATTTTAGGAACAGCTCTTATTGGAGCTTTGCTTTTTAGTGGTTGTGCGCAAACAGCTTATACAGATGGAAAGGCAAGTCAGGTGAAAAAAGGCGATGCTTTAACTTTGGGTCTTGATAGACAAGATTTTGAAAGTGCAGCTGAAACTATGATAAATAGTATGTTAAGCGATCCTGCTTTTGCAAATATTAAACCAGGTACAAGAAAGGTTATTGCTATTGGTAGGGTTGTGAATGATACCCCGCAAAGAATCGATACTGAAAAACTCACCGCAAAAATCACTTCTGCATTAAGAAAATCAGGTAAATTTGTTCTAACTTCAGCAGTTGCTGCAGGCGGAGCACTTGATAGCATGAGTGAAGATGTAAGAGAATTAAGAGATAATGATGAGTTTAATCAAAAAACCATAGCAAAAAAAGGGACATTGGTATCGCCTGATTTTTCTCTTGCGGGTAAAATTAGACAAGATAATGTAAAACTTAGCAATGGTAAAACTCAAGTAGAATACTTTTTCTTACTAAGACTTACTGATTTAACATCAGGTTTAGTTTATTGGGAAGATGAACAAACTATTGATAAAACCGGTTCTAGTAAATCAGTTACTTGGTAA
- a CDS encoding DUF6844 domain-containing protein — protein sequence MKKILFIGSLVMASLLYAQGSQPVEITQQDINTQNEMSDASTKDITPKSIEGFFEEFADNFGIEYGITKDGKTFYTGKSTVAVNDTDPQFAQALQNAYQKAMLNLQSEFIRDAFGRIATSRIQNYEADNSTNAKEFDELPKGDKVDQILNKLTQLAGAQLDKALKDLGIDTNSLSEDRKKTLLKQEFLNKTMTNAIGSMSGLVPVQTIVTQRRGEYDVGVIAVISNKTRQLAKDMALARQSAIKGKGKAISEYLPKDTKGFLNEYGIRLVYDENGAPIILSYGNWGYVADPSNAKKTNILEDRAKETALTMADAAIIEFINTNLSLKDERTTGDTYEEIIKQSINVNDSSTQEQTQNITNIIDKVNSKIKASASGKIRGIRTLKKWSYTSENGIEHVGAVRFYSYENLANTNEALNSKSNATKNEAKKSSSIQRSSNVVNSMDDF from the coding sequence ATGAAAAAAATATTATTTATCGGCTCTTTAGTTATGGCAAGTTTACTTTATGCACAAGGTTCCCAGCCTGTAGAAATTACACAACAAGATATAAATACTCAAAATGAAATGTCTGACGCAAGTACTAAGGATATTACCCCAAAATCAATTGAAGGTTTTTTTGAAGAATTTGCGGATAATTTCGGTATAGAATATGGTATAACCAAAGATGGAAAAACTTTTTATACAGGAAAAAGTACTGTTGCTGTAAATGATACTGATCCACAATTTGCACAAGCTTTACAAAATGCTTATCAAAAAGCAATGTTAAATTTGCAAAGCGAATTTATAAGAGATGCTTTTGGAAGAATTGCTACAAGCAGGATTCAAAATTATGAAGCAGATAATTCTACGAATGCTAAGGAATTTGATGAATTGCCAAAAGGTGATAAGGTTGATCAAATTTTAAATAAACTTACACAATTAGCTGGTGCTCAGCTTGATAAGGCATTAAAAGATTTAGGTATAGATACAAATTCTTTAAGCGAAGACAGAAAAAAGACTTTATTAAAGCAAGAATTTCTTAATAAAACTATGACAAATGCCATAGGTTCTATGAGTGGACTTGTTCCTGTGCAAACTATAGTTACACAAAGAAGAGGTGAGTATGATGTAGGTGTTATTGCTGTTATTTCCAATAAAACTCGCCAATTAGCAAAAGATATGGCACTAGCAAGACAGAGTGCTATTAAGGGTAAAGGCAAGGCAATAAGTGAGTATCTGCCAAAAGATACAAAAGGCTTTTTAAATGAATATGGAATTCGCTTAGTTTATGATGAAAATGGTGCACCTATTATTTTAAGTTATGGAAACTGGGGTTATGTAGCAGATCCTAGCAATGCTAAAAAAACAAATATTTTAGAAGATAGAGCCAAAGAAACAGCACTTACTATGGCTGATGCTGCTATTATAGAGTTTATTAATACAAATTTAAGTCTTAAAGATGAAAGAACAACTGGTGATACTTACGAGGAAATCATCAAACAAAGTATTAATGTTAATGATAGTTCCACTCAAGAACAAACTCAAAACATAACAAATATTATTGACAAAGTAAATAGTAAAATAAAAGCAAGCGCAAGCGGTAAAATTCGTGGTATTCGTACTCTTAAAAAATGGAGCTATACAAGTGAAAATGGTATTGAACATGTAGGAGCTGTGAGATTTTATTCTTATGAAAATTTAGCTAACACAAATGAGGCTTTAAATTCAAAGTCAAATGCAACAAAAAATGAAGCTAAAAAATCTTCTAGCATACAAAGAAGCTCTAATGTTGTAAATAGCATGGATGATTTTTAA
- a CDS encoding CsgG/HfaB family protein — MKIIKILFLGLFLSLSLNAKVITTTSTKSSTGEGTGLTREDAINNAIIEAIGKMSGVSINSLKKSNTSVSTDNSGSNIQDNYSEQISKATKGRADTYEINSVEQDTNGKYTANVTIFKTTTTKKYQAPGLSADNRRSITVFDSTPDAAKRGIGSALQQKIISDLLQSRKFNVLDRDSSGYYEMEKALIKSGDAASDEVYKLKNVLATDYILLFSISGLEGKQKTSNLTGKSKTEIEVIVDYRVLLFATRQIKFSNTLSMKVNLKDNSLSANEAALKQIANRIAGDILNAIYPLKVASVENNEVVFSQSLNQGDVYECFALGKVIKDTYTKENTGRVESKTGSIEITRTSPKLSYAKITEGSVKVGDICRPLIGSNSGNGYTIGRDANYQTQEGGGVNLGF; from the coding sequence ATGAAAATAATTAAAATTCTTTTTTTAGGCTTATTTTTAAGCCTAAGTCTTAATGCTAAAGTTATAACCACAACTTCAACAAAATCAAGCACAGGTGAAGGCACAGGCTTGACTAGGGAAGATGCGATAAACAATGCCATTATAGAGGCTATAGGAAAAATGAGCGGAGTAAGCATCAATTCTCTTAAGAAATCTAACACTAGCGTTTCAACTGATAATTCAGGTTCAAACATACAAGATAATTACAGCGAGCAAATTTCAAAAGCCACCAAAGGTAGAGCCGATACTTATGAAATCAATAGTGTTGAACAAGATACAAATGGTAAATATACAGCCAATGTAACGATTTTTAAAACCACAACAACAAAAAAGTATCAAGCTCCAGGTTTAAGTGCAGATAATAGAAGAAGTATTACTGTTTTTGATTCTACTCCAGATGCTGCAAAAAGAGGCATAGGCTCAGCTTTACAACAAAAAATCATTTCTGATTTATTGCAAAGTCGTAAATTTAATGTTTTAGACCGTGATTCTAGTGGCTATTATGAAATGGAAAAAGCTTTAATCAAAAGTGGTGACGCAGCTAGTGATGAAGTTTATAAACTTAAAAATGTGTTAGCAACTGATTATATTTTATTGTTTTCTATTTCAGGACTTGAAGGTAAACAAAAAACAAGCAATTTAACAGGAAAAAGCAAAACTGAAATTGAAGTTATCGTAGATTATCGTGTGCTTTTATTTGCTACAAGACAAATTAAATTTTCTAATACTTTAAGTATGAAAGTCAATCTTAAAGACAATAGTCTTAGTGCCAATGAAGCTGCACTCAAACAAATTGCAAATCGTATTGCAGGAGATATTTTAAATGCAATTTATCCTTTGAAAGTTGCAAGCGTTGAAAACAATGAAGTAGTATTTTCTCAAAGCTTAAATCAAGGTGATGTTTATGAATGTTTTGCTCTTGGGAAGGTTATAAAAGATACTTATACAAAAGAAAATACAGGAAGAGTAGAAAGCAAAACAGGAAGTATTGAAATCACTCGCACAAGCCCTAAACTTTCTTATGCAAAAATCACAGAAGGTAGTGTAAAAGTAGGCGATATTTGTAGACCTTTAATCGGTAGCAATAGTGGAAATGGCTACACTATAGGTCGTGATGCAAATTATCAAACCCAAGAAGGTGGCGGAGTAAATCTAGGCTTTTAA
- the rplU gene encoding 50S ribosomal protein L21 gives MYAIIKHSGKQYKVSVGDELKLDHFEAESKASIEVSEVLAINDKELKVGAPFVAGAKVVLEVINHGKDKKVVIYKKRRRKDSKLKRGFRRQFTRVVVKDIKA, from the coding sequence ATGTATGCTATTATCAAACACAGCGGAAAGCAATACAAAGTAAGTGTTGGCGATGAGCTAAAACTAGATCACTTTGAAGCTGAAAGCAAAGCAAGTATTGAAGTAAGCGAAGTTCTTGCTATCAATGATAAAGAATTAAAGGTAGGTGCGCCTTTCGTAGCAGGTGCAAAAGTTGTTTTGGAAGTGATCAATCACGGAAAAGATAAAAAAGTTGTGATTTACAAAAAAAGACGCAGAAAAGATTCTAAACTCAAACGCGGTTTCAGAAGACAATTTACTCGCGTTGTAGTAAAAGATATCAAAGCTTAA
- the rpmA gene encoding 50S ribosomal protein L27, which produces MAHKKGQGSTQNNRDSIGRRLGVKKFGGEFVRAGNIIIRQRGTATHAGNNVGMGKDHTIFALIDGFVKFERKDKDRKKVSVYPA; this is translated from the coding sequence ATGGCACACAAGAAAGGTCAAGGTTCAACTCAAAATAACCGCGATTCTATAGGTCGTCGTTTAGGTGTTAAAAAATTTGGTGGCGAGTTTGTTAGAGCTGGAAATATCATCATCCGCCAAAGAGGAACTGCAACTCATGCAGGTAACAATGTAGGTATGGGAAAAGATCATACTATCTTTGCTTTGATTGATGGTTTTGTAAAATTCGAAAGAAAAGATAAAGATAGAAAAAAAGTTTCTGTATATCCTGCATAA
- the obgE gene encoding GTPase ObgE, with protein sequence MFIDSVKITLASGDGGKGAVSFRREKHVPLGGPDGGDGGNGGDIIFVCDNNTHTLVNFKGKRELRAQNGAGGMGRNKNGKKGENLELIVPEGTQVIDAQTNEILLDLTKEGQRELFLKGGKGGLGNTHFKHATNQRPDYAQPGIKGESRLVRLELKLIADVGLVGFPNVGKSTLISVVSNAKPEIANYEFTTLTPKLGLVDVDEYNSFVMADIPGIIEGASGGKGLGLAFLKHIERTSFLLFVLDPMREMPLKEQFIVLRKELEKFSNELFGRKFGIMISKSDSVNLGEEFAEQIALNINELENYLKEINNPQSFLIKVSSLEKTGLKELKFMLLEEIKTLRNNK encoded by the coding sequence ATGTTTATTGATAGTGTTAAAATTACTTTAGCTTCAGGCGATGGTGGCAAAGGTGCTGTAAGTTTTCGCCGTGAAAAACATGTTCCACTTGGTGGCCCTGATGGAGGAGATGGTGGAAATGGTGGCGATATTATTTTCGTATGTGATAATAATACTCACACTCTTGTAAATTTCAAAGGCAAAAGAGAATTACGTGCGCAAAATGGTGCTGGTGGAATGGGACGCAATAAAAATGGCAAAAAGGGTGAAAATTTAGAACTTATAGTGCCCGAAGGAACACAAGTTATCGATGCACAAACTAATGAAATTTTACTCGATCTTACCAAAGAAGGACAAAGAGAGCTTTTTTTAAAAGGTGGAAAAGGTGGACTTGGCAACACTCATTTTAAACACGCCACTAATCAACGCCCCGATTACGCACAACCTGGTATAAAAGGAGAAAGTCGTTTAGTCAGACTCGAGCTTAAACTTATTGCCGATGTAGGGCTTGTAGGCTTTCCAAATGTAGGAAAATCTACTCTTATAAGTGTTGTTTCAAATGCAAAACCTGAAATTGCAAATTATGAATTTACCACCCTTACTCCAAAACTTGGACTCGTAGATGTAGATGAGTATAATTCTTTTGTAATGGCTGATATTCCAGGGATTATCGAAGGAGCAAGTGGGGGTAAAGGCTTAGGACTTGCCTTTTTAAAGCACATAGAAAGAACGAGCTTTTTACTTTTCGTGCTAGATCCTATGAGAGAAATGCCTTTAAAAGAACAATTTATAGTACTAAGAAAAGAACTTGAAAAATTTTCCAATGAACTTTTTGGGCGTAAATTTGGCATCATGATTTCAAAAAGTGATAGTGTTAATTTAGGAGAAGAATTTGCCGAGCAAATTGCTTTAAACATTAATGAGTTAGAAAATTATCTCAAAGAAATAAATAATCCGCAAAGCTTTTTAATCAAAGTTTCAAGCCTTGAAAAAACAGGACTTAAAGAACTTAAATTTATGCTTTTAGAAGAAATTAAAACTTTAAGAAATAACAAATAA
- the proB gene encoding glutamate 5-kinase, protein MKRIVVKVGSHVISEENTLSFERLKNLVAFLAKLMEKYEVILVTSAAISAGHTKLDIDRKNLINKQVLAAIGQPFLISVYNELLAKFNKLGGQILLTGKDFDSRKATKHAKNAIDMMINLGILPIINENDATAIEEIVFGDNDSLSAYATHFFDADLLAILSDIDGFYDKNPSEFSDAKRLEKITHIKEEWLQATIKTGSEHGTGGIVTKLKAAKFLLEHNKKMFLASGFDLSVAKTFLLEDKQIGGTLFE, encoded by the coding sequence ATGAAAAGAATAGTTGTTAAAGTGGGTTCTCATGTGATTAGCGAAGAAAACACTTTAAGTTTTGAGCGTCTTAAAAATTTAGTCGCATTTTTAGCTAAACTCATGGAAAAATATGAAGTAATTTTAGTAACTTCAGCGGCTATTTCAGCAGGACACACCAAACTAGATATCGATAGAAAAAATCTCATCAATAAACAAGTTTTAGCCGCTATTGGACAACCTTTTTTAATCAGTGTTTATAACGAGCTTTTAGCCAAATTTAATAAACTAGGTGGACAAATTTTACTTACAGGTAAGGATTTTGATTCTAGAAAAGCTACCAAACACGCAAAAAATGCTATCGATATGATGATAAATTTAGGAATTTTACCTATTATCAATGAAAATGACGCTACAGCTATAGAAGAAATTGTCTTTGGTGATAATGACAGCTTAAGTGCTTATGCTACGCATTTTTTTGATGCGGATTTGCTTGCGATTTTAAGCGATATTGATGGATTTTATGATAAAAATCCTAGTGAATTTAGTGATGCAAAGCGTTTAGAAAAAATCACTCATATTAAAGAAGAATGGCTACAAGCAACCATAAAAACAGGTAGTGAGCACGGAACGGGTGGTATAGTAACCAAACTTAAGGCAGCTAAATTTTTACTTGAACACAATAAAAAAATGTTTTTAGCAAGTGGCTTTGATTTAAGTGTGGCAAAGACATTTTTATTAGAAGATAAACAAATAGGCGGAACTTTGTTTGAGTGA
- a CDS encoding DUF4365 domain-containing protein yields MSDLNKIPKETKARQTGRKGERIFSYSIPLDWIESKIPGENDYGLDYLIQYEKDGKLTYPFFVQLKSKEKYRIKFLLRLKLKL; encoded by the coding sequence TTGAGTGATTTAAATAAAATACCCAAAGAAACTAAAGCTCGTCAAACAGGAAGAAAGGGTGAGAGAATTTTTAGTTATTCTATTCCACTAGATTGGATAGAAAGTAAAATTCCCGGAGAAAATGATTATGGTCTTGATTATCTTATACAATATGAAAAAGATGGCAAACTAACTTATCCATTTTTTGTTCAGTTAAAAAGTAAAGAAAAATACAGGATAAAATTTCTATTACGCTTAAAGTTAAAACTTTAA